A genomic stretch from Solanum stenotomum isolate F172 chromosome 8, ASM1918654v1, whole genome shotgun sequence includes:
- the LOC125873821 gene encoding uncharacterized protein LOC125873821 has translation MELRYLTPNYYQEVLKKVYMLRQGTKTVEEYYDEFDNLRMKSKIEKNMECTVIRFVANLRYDILKPLKLKHYETLEAAFHDASKVEANLKEEKSYKAKXLEVAANLKEEKSYKAKSSLTSTWSKGRDNWKTTSSREQPKGGGQVAQVKLDYKSKASEQPQGGNYVKPNFPRPSTIQCFRCQGRGHVASECPNRRTIVALRDGYKTEDEEKIEGEGDRGEGEEGASGDEEERLDERVNFSCFMKKGKSLLDDDEDLNMNVNLSCVVRRIMGALAKEELDQRENLFHARCKIQDKVSSLIIDSGSCTNVVSSSLVERMKIQTSKHPNPYKLQWLNESGEMKVLKQASIRFSVGKYNEELVCDVVSMLVCHLLLGRPWQFDRDVVHQGRSNKYTFVIEGKKYVLAPLTPYQVSEDYRAMKELRERIKDEAAKGEGESSTIVPKEGSALVKNNKNMCMIAKPSKCLKGVDEECFLVCLVNTNLLLHANQDTRTLPSIISSLLQGYDELFPDEMPARLPPLRGIKHQIEFIPGSQIPNRPAYRSNPAETKELSRQVVELLEKELIKESLSPCAIPVIFVPKKDGT, from the exons ATGGAGTTGAGATACTTGACTCCAAACTACTACCAAGAGGTGCTCAAGAAGGTGTACATGTTGAGGCAAGGTACCAAAACTGTGGAAGAATATTATGATGAGTTTGATAACTTAcggatgaagtctaaaattgaaaagaatatGGAATGTACGGTGATACGATTCGTGGCAAACTTGAGGTATGATATCTTGAAGCCCTTGAAACTTAAGCACTATGAGACTCTTGAAGCGGCTTTCCATGATGCCTCGAAGGTAGAAGcaaatttgaaagaagaaaagtcaTACAAGGCCAAANAACTTGAG GTAGCAGcaaatttgaaagaagaaaagtcaTACAAGGCCAAAAGTTCTTTGACTTCCACATGGAGCAAAGGTAGAGATAATTGGAAGACGACATCCTCTAGGGAGCAACCTAAAGGTGGAGGTCAAGTTGCCCAAGTCAAGCTTGATTACAAATCCAAGGCAAGTGAGCAACCACAAGGAGGTAACTATGTTAAACCTAACTTTCCTCGACCCTCTACAATTCAATGCTTTAGATGCCAAGGGAGGGGACATGTTGCTAGTGAGTGTCCAAATAGGAGAACAATTGTTGCTCTTCGTGATGGATATAAGactgaagatgaagaaaaaattgagGGAGAGGGAGATAGGGGTGAAGGAGAGGAAGGTGCTTCAGGggatgaagaagaaaggttGGACGAGAGGGTGAATTTTTCTTGCTTCATGAAGAAGGGAAAGTCTTTgcttgatgatgatgaagactTGAACATGAATGTCAATCTTTCATGTGTTGTGAGAAGAATTATGGGAGCCCTTGCAAAAGAAGAACTTGACCAAAGGGAGAATCTATTTCATGCTAGGTGCAAAATCCAAGATAAAGTGTCTTCTTTAATCATTGATAGCGGGAGTTGCACCAATGTGGTGAGTAGTTCCTTGGTGGAGCGTATGAAAATACAAACCAGTAAGCATCCCAATCCTTATAAGCTACAGTGGCTCAACGAGAGTGGAGAGATGAAGGTCCTCAAACAAGCAAGTATTCGGTTTAGTGTGGGAAAGTACAATGAAGAATTGGTTTGTGATGTGGTATCCATGTTGGTATGTCACCTACTGTTGGGGAGACCTTGGCAATTTGATAGAGATGTTGTGCACCAAGGGAGATCCAACAAATACACTTTTGTGATTGAAGGTAAAAAGTATGTGCTTGCACCTCTCACTCCATATCAAGTGAGTGAGGACTATCGGGCTATGAAGGAGCTTCGGGAGAGAATAAAAGACGAGGCGGCAAAAGGTGAAGGTGAAAGTTCCACTATCGTTCCAAAGGAGGGGAGTGCCTtggttaaaaataataagaacaTGTGCATGATAGCAAAGCCAAGCAAGTGTTTAAAGGGTGTGGATGAGGAATGCTTTCTAGTGTGCCTTGTCAACACCAACCTTTTGTTACATGCTAACCAAGATACTAGGACTTTGCCTAGTattatttcttctcttttgcagGGCTATGATGAGCTATTTCCAGATGAGATGCCCGCTCGATTACCACCCTTGAGGGGAATCAAGCACCAAATAGAATTTATACCGGGTTCACAAATCCCCAATCGTCCAGCTTATAGGAGTAACCCGGCAGAAACCAAAGAGCTATCAAGGCAAGTGGTAGAGCTTCTTGAGAAGGAGTTgatcaaagaaagcctaagTCCTTGTGCCATACCGGTAATTTTTGTTCCCAAAAAGGATGGCACTT